Proteins encoded together in one Pseudomonas sp. ADAK13 window:
- a CDS encoding RNA polymerase sigma factor, translating to MSLLLPRLWRYGLVLSRQKHVADDLVQATCVRALERAGQFVAGTRLDRWLLTIMHTIWLNELRSQRVRQGQGFVDAEEELSFDGETQAQDQVLAAQVIKRVNALPEAQRETVFLAYVEGLSYKEIAEVLHIPVGTVMSRLAAARLRLAETAHSSGLLDKSSGERR from the coding sequence TTGAGCTTGCTGTTGCCACGTTTATGGCGATACGGCTTGGTGCTGTCGCGACAAAAGCATGTGGCGGATGACCTGGTGCAAGCCACCTGCGTGCGTGCGCTGGAGCGTGCGGGCCAGTTTGTGGCCGGCACGCGGCTCGACCGCTGGTTGCTGACGATCATGCATACGATCTGGCTTAACGAACTGCGCTCGCAGCGCGTACGACAGGGCCAGGGATTTGTCGACGCGGAGGAGGAGTTGTCGTTCGACGGCGAAACCCAGGCTCAGGACCAGGTGCTGGCCGCGCAGGTCATCAAACGCGTCAATGCGCTACCCGAAGCCCAGCGGGAGACGGTGTTCCTGGCCTACGTCGAAGGGCTTTCATACAAGGAAATTGCCGAGGTCCTGCACATCCCCGTGGGAACGGTGATGAGCCGGCTGGCTGCTGCGCGCTTGAGGTTGGCTGAAACGGCGCACTCAAGCGGCCTGCTGGATAAATCGAGCGGAGAACGACGATGA
- a CDS encoding tetratricopeptide repeat protein: MAAALLAGQVHASGDESAPPKPNCPKGQVWDTKTRKCVLQTSKATSDADRTDYAYRLAKDGRYEEALSLLDTLQNPNTAKALNYRGYATRKLGRTDEGISYYLKSVALDPNYAQVREYLGEAYVIKGRVDLAQEQLVKIKALCSTTCEEYEDLAEAIAAAPQA, from the coding sequence ATGGCCGCCGCGCTACTGGCCGGCCAGGTCCACGCTTCCGGTGACGAATCGGCGCCGCCCAAGCCCAACTGCCCCAAAGGCCAGGTCTGGGATACCAAGACCCGCAAGTGCGTATTGCAGACAAGCAAGGCCACCTCGGACGCCGACCGCACCGATTACGCCTATCGCCTGGCCAAGGACGGGCGCTACGAAGAAGCCCTGTCACTGCTCGACACTCTGCAAAACCCGAACACGGCCAAGGCCCTGAACTACCGCGGCTACGCCACCCGCAAGTTGGGTCGCACCGATGAAGGGATCAGCTACTACCTGAAATCCGTGGCGCTGGACCCCAACTACGCCCAGGTGCGCGAATACCTCGGCGAGGCTTATGTGATCAAGGGCCGTGTAGACCTGGCCCAGGAGCAACTGGTGAAAATCAAAGCCTTGTGCAGCACCACTTGCGAAGAGTACGAAGACCTGGCCGAAGCCATCGCCGCCGCACCTCAGGCTTGA
- a CDS encoding type II toxin-antitoxin system RelE/ParE family toxin, which yields MSYTVAFSPKAVAQLEELEDYITQAGSPIVAARYVDAIITYCENLSLFPQRGTSREDLLPTLRTTHYRHATIIAFTVDADTETVSSLGVFYGGQDHAALLQDND from the coding sequence GTGAGCTACACAGTAGCTTTTTCACCCAAGGCAGTAGCGCAACTCGAAGAACTTGAAGACTACATCACCCAGGCCGGCTCACCCATCGTCGCTGCGCGCTATGTAGATGCCATCATCACTTATTGCGAAAACCTGTCCCTTTTTCCCCAGCGTGGGACCAGCCGTGAGGATTTGTTACCCACTCTGCGTACAACTCACTATCGGCACGCCACGATCATCGCTTTTACAGTGGATGCCGACACGGAAACGGTATCGAGTCTAGGGGTGTTTTACGGAGGGCAAGACCATGCGGCCCTCTTGCAGGATAACGATTAA
- a CDS encoding MFS transporter, whose amino-acid sequence MKPSASPQPRRAAAAAFIGTMIEWYDFYIYATAAALVFGQLFFPSDDKLFSTMAAFGTFAVGFFARPLGGIVFGHIGDRIGRKKSLVITLVMMGVVTVCIGLLPTYAQIGVAAPVLLVLLRVVQGIAVGGEWGGAVLMAGEHAPKGRRNFFASFAQLGSPAGLILSLLAFSAVTRLPEADLLSWGWRVPFLASALLLIVGLAIRLGVNESPEFLEDKARAEKARAITQDQAPVIEVLRTSWRPLLLCIGANTLGIAGVYFTNTFMIAYSTQQLNLPRSLILECLFVVAIIQFCVQPLAAWVAEKVGATRFLCAMTLLAMASPYPMFVLVSSGQAPLIILGIALAVVCMASFYAVIAGFVSGLFETRVRYTAISLAYQVCGALAGGLTPLIGTWLAHEYQGQWWPMAVFYSAIAAISLVCVLALSRRHATAHRLEMA is encoded by the coding sequence ATGAAGCCTTCCGCTTCGCCGCAGCCTCGCCGTGCCGCGGCCGCCGCCTTCATCGGCACCATGATCGAGTGGTACGACTTTTACATCTACGCCACCGCCGCTGCGCTGGTGTTTGGCCAGCTGTTTTTCCCTTCCGACGATAAGCTGTTCAGCACCATGGCCGCCTTCGGCACCTTTGCCGTGGGCTTCTTCGCCCGGCCGTTGGGCGGCATTGTGTTTGGGCATATCGGTGACCGTATCGGTCGCAAGAAATCCCTGGTGATTACCCTGGTGATGATGGGCGTGGTGACGGTGTGCATCGGGCTGTTGCCGACCTACGCACAGATCGGCGTCGCGGCACCGGTATTGCTGGTGCTGCTGCGGGTGGTGCAGGGCATTGCCGTGGGTGGCGAGTGGGGTGGGGCAGTGCTGATGGCCGGCGAACATGCGCCCAAAGGTCGTCGCAACTTCTTTGCCTCCTTTGCGCAGTTGGGCAGCCCGGCGGGTTTGATTCTGTCGTTGCTGGCGTTCAGTGCCGTGACCCGTTTGCCGGAAGCCGACCTGCTCAGTTGGGGCTGGCGCGTGCCGTTCCTGGCCAGCGCGCTGTTGTTGATCGTCGGGCTGGCGATCCGCCTGGGTGTCAACGAATCCCCCGAGTTCCTGGAAGACAAAGCCAGGGCGGAAAAAGCCCGGGCCATCACCCAGGATCAGGCCCCGGTGATCGAGGTGCTGAGGACTTCCTGGCGCCCATTGTTACTGTGCATCGGCGCTAACACGCTGGGCATTGCCGGCGTGTATTTCACCAACACCTTCATGATTGCCTACAGCACCCAGCAACTTAACCTGCCGCGCTCGTTGATTCTGGAGTGCCTGTTTGTGGTGGCCATCATCCAGTTCTGTGTCCAGCCGCTGGCGGCCTGGGTGGCGGAGAAGGTCGGTGCGACGCGCTTTCTGTGTGCCATGACGCTGCTGGCAATGGCGTCGCCATACCCGATGTTCGTGCTGGTCAGCAGCGGCCAGGCGCCGTTGATCATCCTCGGTATCGCCCTGGCTGTGGTGTGCATGGCCTCGTTTTATGCGGTGATCGCCGGCTTCGTCAGCGGCCTGTTCGAAACCCGTGTGCGCTATACCGCCATCTCCCTGGCCTACCAAGTGTGTGGCGCGCTGGCCGGTGGCCTCACGCCGTTGATCGGCACCTGGCTGGCCCATGAATACCAGGGCCAGTGGTGGCCGATGGCTGTGTTCTACAGCGCGATTGCTGCGATTTCGCTGGTGTGCGTACTCGCGTTGTCCCGCCGCCACGCCACCGCGCACCGTCTTGAAATGGCTTGA
- a CDS encoding methyl-accepting chemotaxis protein, with product MAASATDLNGITDQSSRSLQKQTAEIEQAATAVNEMTSAADEVARNAVSTSESTRLSNETARDGQQRVGETVSAIQALSTNIGETSSLVQNLADQSRDIGKVLDVIRSIAEQTNLLALNAAIEAARAGESGRGFAVVADEVRALAHRTQQSTLEIDQMVSAMRTGSSEALTSMQSSTQRASETLILAEGAGGALSQITDSIDQIHQRNLVIASAAEEQAQVAKEVDRNIVNIRDLSAQSSSGAGQINGSSHELARLAVSLNEAVARFQL from the coding sequence ATGGCGGCATCGGCCACCGACCTCAACGGCATTACCGACCAGAGCAGCCGCAGCCTGCAAAAGCAGACCGCAGAAATCGAGCAAGCCGCCACCGCCGTCAACGAGATGACCTCGGCGGCCGATGAGGTGGCGCGTAATGCTGTCTCCACTTCCGAATCCACCCGGCTCTCCAATGAAACGGCCCGCGACGGCCAGCAGCGCGTCGGCGAAACGGTCAGCGCGATTCAGGCGCTGAGTACCAACATCGGTGAAACCTCAAGCCTGGTGCAAAACCTCGCCGATCAGTCGCGGGATATCGGCAAGGTGCTGGACGTGATTCGCTCCATCGCCGAGCAGACCAACCTGTTGGCCCTGAACGCCGCCATCGAGGCCGCGCGTGCCGGTGAGTCCGGGCGTGGCTTTGCAGTGGTGGCCGACGAAGTGCGTGCGCTGGCCCATCGTACGCAGCAATCGACCCTGGAGATCGACCAGATGGTCAGCGCGATGCGCACGGGTTCCAGCGAGGCATTGACGTCGATGCAGTCGAGCACCCAGCGCGCCAGTGAAACCTTGATCCTGGCCGAAGGGGCCGGTGGCGCATTGAGCCAGATCACCGACTCCATCGATCAGATTCACCAGCGCAACCTGGTCATCGCCAGCGCTGCCGAGGAGCAGGCGCAAGTGGCCAAAGAGGTCGACCGTAATATCGTCAATATTCGTGACCTGTCCGCGCAATCATCCTCCGGAGCGGGGCAGATCAACGGGTCGAGCCATGAGCTGGCGCGTTTGGCCGTGTCGCTCAATGAGGCGGTGGCGCGGTTTCAGCTGTAA
- a CDS encoding LysR family transcriptional regulator has product MSENRRDVHPLLNDRLDWNLLRTFRVIGQELSISRAAARLHLTQPAISQALKRLEEQLDCQLIARRGPRFVLTEAGEQIFAIAGEMYGQVSQMSNALQKPGDEVLGKVRLLMISRINSDTFDDFLADFHRQHPRVDLDVEVMRSSDIVAALLEKTATLGLSLNRRPQPRLEQHLFLRQRYAFFCGRHHPLFGRTGLAEGDLQSENFVSFTSDQIGGMLSPLTIFRDQQGFSGRIVASSSSLEEVRRLVIAGFGLGCLPIHVVAEDVKNGLLWRLPPDEGITDVDIHLLWNREQKMSRAETVFIESLSARLAAE; this is encoded by the coding sequence ATGTCTGAAAACCGCCGCGATGTTCACCCGCTGCTCAATGACCGCCTGGACTGGAACCTGCTGCGCACCTTCCGGGTGATCGGCCAGGAATTGAGCATCAGCCGCGCCGCCGCACGCCTGCACCTGACCCAACCGGCCATCAGCCAGGCGCTCAAGCGCCTGGAAGAACAGCTCGACTGCCAGCTGATTGCCCGTCGCGGCCCACGCTTTGTGCTGACCGAGGCCGGCGAGCAGATATTCGCGATTGCCGGCGAGATGTACGGCCAGGTCTCGCAGATGAGCAACGCCCTGCAAAAACCCGGCGACGAGGTGCTCGGCAAGGTGCGATTGCTGATGATCAGTCGGATCAATTCCGACACCTTTGATGACTTTCTCGCCGACTTCCATCGCCAGCATCCCAGGGTCGACCTGGACGTGGAGGTGATGCGCAGCTCTGACATCGTCGCCGCATTGCTGGAGAAAACCGCAACCCTGGGCCTGAGCCTCAATCGCCGGCCACAACCCCGCCTCGAGCAGCACCTGTTTCTACGCCAGCGGTATGCATTCTTTTGCGGGCGGCATCACCCGTTGTTCGGCCGCACCGGCTTGGCGGAAGGCGATTTGCAGTCGGAAAATTTCGTGAGTTTTACCAGCGACCAGATCGGCGGGATGCTCTCGCCGTTGACGATTTTCCGCGACCAGCAAGGCTTCAGCGGGCGCATCGTGGCGTCGTCCTCCAGCCTGGAAGAAGTGCGGCGGTTGGTGATCGCCGGGTTTGGCCTGGGCTGCCTGCCAATTCATGTGGTGGCCGAGGACGTGAAGAACGGATTGTTATGGCGTTTGCCGCCGGACGAGGGCATTACCGACGTGGATATCCACCTGCTGTGGAACCGCGAGCAGAAGATGAGCCGGGCAGAGACGGTGTTTATCGAGAGCCTCTCGGCGCGACTCGCCGCGGAATAA
- a CDS encoding ribbon-helix-helix domain-containing protein: MEKSLTMDYPTNICTKQAARCLVQEIPTAHTGQLSLAARPSLGRIKSYPAKADATMRSTQQMSITLPIEMAALVKAKVSTGEYASESEVIRDGLRALLARDRAMEDWLRDQVIPAAAALKADPGSALSAAQVREQMAAKRKQKGTRKP, translated from the coding sequence ATGGAAAAGTCTTTGACGATGGATTACCCCACCAATATCTGCACGAAACAGGCGGCACGCTGCTTAGTCCAGGAGATACCAACGGCTCACACTGGTCAGTTATCGCTTGCAGCACGCCCATCGTTGGGTAGGATTAAATCCTACCCAGCAAAAGCGGACGCCACCATGCGCTCAACCCAGCAAATGAGCATCACCTTGCCGATTGAGATGGCCGCACTCGTCAAAGCCAAAGTGAGCACCGGCGAATACGCCAGTGAAAGTGAAGTCATACGCGATGGGCTACGCGCTCTGCTGGCACGTGATCGCGCAATGGAGGACTGGCTTCGGGATCAGGTGATTCCGGCCGCCGCCGCTCTCAAAGCGGATCCCGGTAGCGCGTTGTCTGCCGCCCAGGTCCGCGAACAGATGGCAGCCAAACGCAAACAGAAAGGCACTCGCAAGCCGTGA
- a CDS encoding Zn-dependent hydrolase encodes MLKINGERLWASLMAMAEIGATARGGSCRLALSAEDQAGRALFSRWCEDAGLTLSVDAIGNLFARREGTDTGAAPVMMGSHLDTQPEGGRFDGVYGVLAGLEVIRSLDDHGIQTRKPLEIAVWTNEEGARFTPAMLGSAVFTGTLALDKALATRDVDGVSVAQALRSTGYHGERPLGGAVDAYFEAHIEQGPILEDNAKSIGVVTGGQAIRWLDVRVEGMAAHAGTTPMALRKDALYGAAQMIQSLENMAADFAPEGLTTVGELSIAKSSRNTIPGLLNFTVDLRHHRDADIDAMEQHVRTRLQDIAAQRGLSVTVSPHWISPATPFDAECVACVQSAVDALGYAQQSIVSGAGHDAIHLARFCPTAMVFIPCVGGLSHNEAEDVLPEDVRQGTDVLLNAVLKRAGQAQ; translated from the coding sequence ATGTTGAAGATTAACGGCGAGCGCCTGTGGGCCAGCCTGATGGCCATGGCCGAGATCGGCGCCACGGCGCGCGGTGGCAGTTGCCGCCTGGCGTTGAGCGCCGAAGACCAGGCAGGCCGCGCGCTGTTCAGCCGCTGGTGTGAAGACGCCGGGCTGACCTTGAGCGTCGATGCCATCGGCAACCTGTTCGCCCGCCGGGAGGGAACCGACACCGGCGCTGCGCCGGTGATGATGGGCAGCCACCTCGACACCCAGCCCGAAGGCGGGCGCTTTGATGGCGTCTATGGTGTGTTGGCCGGACTGGAAGTGATCCGCAGCCTCGACGACCACGGCATCCAGACCCGCAAGCCGCTGGAAATCGCGGTGTGGACCAACGAGGAGGGCGCCCGTTTTACCCCGGCCATGCTCGGCTCGGCGGTGTTCACCGGCACCTTGGCGTTGGATAAGGCGCTGGCCACCCGGGATGTCGACGGTGTCAGCGTGGCGCAGGCGTTGCGCAGCACCGGCTATCACGGCGAACGCCCGTTGGGCGGTGCGGTGGATGCGTATTTTGAAGCGCACATCGAGCAAGGTCCTATTCTGGAAGACAACGCCAAGAGCATTGGCGTGGTCACCGGCGGCCAGGCGATCCGCTGGCTCGACGTGCGTGTGGAAGGCATGGCCGCCCATGCCGGGACCACGCCCATGGCGCTGCGCAAAGACGCCCTGTACGGCGCCGCACAGATGATCCAGTCACTGGAAAACATGGCGGCCGATTTTGCGCCGGAAGGCCTGACGACGGTGGGTGAATTGAGCATCGCCAAATCGTCGCGCAACACCATTCCCGGCCTGCTGAATTTCACCGTCGACCTGCGCCACCACCGTGACGCCGACATCGACGCCATGGAGCAACACGTGCGTACCCGCCTGCAGGACATCGCCGCCCAGCGAGGCCTGAGCGTCACCGTCAGCCCGCACTGGATCAGCCCGGCGACGCCGTTTGATGCCGAGTGTGTGGCGTGCGTGCAGTCGGCGGTGGATGCATTGGGTTATGCCCAGCAATCTATCGTCAGCGGTGCCGGCCACGACGCCATCCACCTGGCGCGCTTCTGCCCGACGGCGATGGTGTTCATCCCGTGCGTGGGTGGCTTGAGTCATAACGAAGCGGAAGACGTGCTGCCCGAGGATGTTCGCCAGGGCACCGATGTACTGCTCAATGCCGTGTTGAAACGCGCCGGCCAGGCTCAGTAA
- a CDS encoding SDR family NAD(P)-dependent oxidoreductase: MSKIWFITGSSRGLGRSITVAALRAGDRVVATARNPKQLDDLVAEYGDAVYPVALDVTHNQQVLEAVDTAVKHFGRLDVVVNNAGYGDLASVEDVTLEDFSAQIDTNFYGVVHVSKAVVPVLRAQGNGHIFQVSSLGGRIGMAGLAAYQSAKWAVGGFSTVLAQEVTPLGIQVTVLEPGGMRTDWSGSSMTIPAISEPYQQTVGALVELLNSPGILPTGPDRVAEIVLELALNKDAPLRLLIGSDAVQYAARAAADLAESDKKWHDLSVSASD; encoded by the coding sequence ATGTCCAAAATCTGGTTTATCACCGGCAGTTCCCGTGGCCTTGGCCGCTCGATTACCGTGGCCGCACTGCGCGCCGGTGATCGTGTAGTCGCCACCGCGCGCAATCCCAAGCAGTTGGATGACCTGGTGGCCGAATACGGTGATGCGGTTTATCCCGTCGCGCTGGATGTCACCCACAACCAGCAGGTGCTGGAAGCGGTAGACACTGCGGTGAAACATTTTGGCCGCCTGGATGTGGTGGTCAATAACGCTGGCTACGGTGATCTGGCTTCGGTGGAAGACGTAACCCTGGAGGATTTTTCGGCGCAGATCGACACCAACTTCTACGGTGTGGTGCACGTCAGCAAGGCGGTGGTGCCGGTGCTGCGCGCCCAGGGCAATGGGCATATCTTTCAGGTGTCGTCGCTGGGTGGACGTATCGGCATGGCAGGCCTGGCCGCATACCAAAGCGCAAAATGGGCCGTCGGTGGTTTTTCCACGGTGCTGGCACAGGAAGTCACGCCACTGGGCATCCAGGTAACCGTGCTGGAGCCGGGCGGCATGCGCACGGACTGGTCGGGCAGCTCGATGACGATTCCCGCCATCAGTGAGCCCTACCAGCAAACCGTCGGTGCCCTGGTGGAATTGCTCAACTCACCCGGCATCCTGCCCACCGGCCCGGACCGGGTTGCCGAAATCGTGCTGGAGCTGGCACTGAACAAAGACGCCCCGCTACGCTTGCTGATCGGCAGCGATGCCGTGCAATACGCGGCCCGGGCAGCGGCAGACTTGGCCGAGTCGGATAAAAAGTGGCATGACCTCAGTGTGTCGGCCTCGGATTAA
- a CDS encoding anti-sigma factor family protein, with amino-acid sequence MTQQTLPSDELLVAYLDGELDPERCQLIDNLLGIDPAVTARVEQLKRGQLSFKSAFDSVLDQAPAERLQAMLDALPPAHTPALSRRRFLAVAASFAVAGVVADRLFMAWPRPEPGSGWRTSVAEYMALYTPRTLENLSADPDSHLAQLNSVGRQLGLPLSPEAISLPGAEFRRAQILDYDGVLIGQLTYLDPRHGPLALCITAAKKGAAPMATEQRRGMNVVFWSSPTHAFMLIGRNPFEDLQIMARSAEKTLAV; translated from the coding sequence ATGACTCAACAGACCCTACCGTCGGATGAACTGCTGGTGGCTTATCTCGACGGTGAGCTGGACCCCGAGCGGTGCCAGCTTATCGATAACCTGCTGGGGATCGATCCCGCCGTGACGGCCCGCGTCGAGCAGCTCAAGCGCGGGCAGTTGTCGTTCAAATCAGCGTTCGATTCGGTTCTCGACCAAGCCCCTGCCGAGCGTTTGCAGGCGATGCTCGACGCCTTGCCGCCGGCACACACACCGGCCCTGAGTCGACGCAGGTTTCTCGCGGTAGCGGCAAGCTTTGCGGTGGCCGGTGTGGTCGCTGATCGACTGTTCATGGCATGGCCCCGGCCTGAGCCTGGTTCGGGCTGGCGCACCTCGGTCGCCGAATACATGGCGCTGTATACGCCCCGGACCCTGGAGAACCTCAGCGCCGACCCTGACTCCCATCTTGCTCAACTGAATTCGGTAGGGCGCCAACTCGGCCTGCCGCTGAGCCCTGAGGCAATCAGCCTGCCGGGCGCCGAGTTCAGGCGCGCACAAATCCTCGATTATGACGGTGTACTGATCGGCCAATTGACCTACCTCGACCCGCGCCACGGTCCTTTGGCGCTGTGCATCACGGCGGCGAAAAAGGGCGCCGCGCCCATGGCCACTGAGCAGCGCCGTGGTATGAACGTGGTGTTTTGGTCCAGCCCAACCCATGCGTTCATGTTGATTGGCAGAAACCCGTTTGAAGATTTGCAGATCATGGCGCGCAGTGCTGAAAAGACCCTGGCCGTATAG
- a CDS encoding AraC family transcriptional regulator, protein MPDATQPRFNIPDVFWLALKSVGLEPSVVLRQARLPMTLHIRERRDRRQVTTLEFFRLWEAVRALNPDPAVGILLMTRLEVTALPPSSFAAFIARDYRDGLHRLARFKQLCTPERLLVCEDGRRCTVTIEWLHTPEPPPPLLVDAAFATFVELGRRGSRAQITPLNVELARPDDGSTVLADFFGCPVRFGAERNALVLDAADLDRPFPGYNPQMLDMLNPGLVAALAEASAPASICHQVKITLKRILASGRPEMIEVARELGMSERTLQRRITEAGSSFRQLMLETRKEVVRHLLTEPSIEIDEIACLVGYEDTNSFYRAFRSWEGTTPARWRALQAPTC, encoded by the coding sequence ATGCCTGACGCGACACAACCCCGTTTCAACATACCGGACGTGTTTTGGCTGGCCCTGAAGAGCGTCGGGCTGGAGCCATCGGTGGTGTTGCGTCAGGCGCGCTTACCCATGACCCTGCATATCCGCGAGCGGCGCGACCGGCGGCAGGTGACGACGCTGGAGTTCTTTCGCCTGTGGGAGGCGGTGCGGGCGCTCAACCCTGATCCGGCCGTCGGAATCCTGCTGATGACCCGCCTTGAGGTCACCGCGCTTCCACCGTCCAGCTTTGCCGCCTTTATCGCCCGGGATTATCGGGATGGCCTGCACCGCCTCGCCCGCTTCAAGCAACTGTGCACGCCTGAGCGCCTGCTGGTTTGCGAGGATGGCCGCAGGTGCACGGTGACCATCGAATGGCTGCACACGCCTGAGCCGCCACCACCGCTGTTGGTGGACGCGGCGTTTGCCACGTTTGTGGAGTTGGGCCGGCGGGGTTCACGGGCGCAGATCACTCCTCTGAACGTTGAACTGGCGCGCCCGGACGACGGCAGCACCGTACTGGCGGATTTTTTCGGCTGCCCCGTGCGCTTTGGTGCCGAGCGCAATGCGCTGGTGCTGGATGCCGCGGATCTGGATCGCCCGTTTCCTGGATACAATCCGCAAATGCTGGACATGCTGAACCCGGGCCTGGTGGCGGCGCTGGCCGAAGCATCGGCACCGGCCAGCATCTGCCATCAAGTCAAGATCACCCTCAAACGCATTCTGGCCAGTGGCCGCCCCGAGATGATCGAAGTCGCACGGGAATTGGGCATGAGCGAACGCACATTGCAGCGGCGCATTACCGAGGCCGGCAGCAGTTTTCGGCAACTGATGCTGGAGACCCGCAAGGAAGTGGTGCGCCATTTGCTCACTGAGCCGTCTATCGAAATAGACGAGATCGCCTGCCTGGTCGGCTATGAAGACACCAACTCGTTTTATCGGGCGTTTCGCTCCTGGGAAGGCACGACGCCGGCTCGGTGGCGGGCGCTGCAAGCCCCTACGTGTTGA
- a CDS encoding cytochrome b, giving the protein MNIPTDRYDRLTRTFHWLTAALVIFMFASAHIWGNLEKGTPLRKGLQSVHISLGIAMAVLIAARILWRLFGGNHPKADTHPALNVAAKIAHGCLYLLLLTQVILGFLFRWAQGEPFNFFGLFPVPAPFVIDHELRGTLAGLHNNVAWAIIVLAGLHACAALWHHYIQRDSTLRRMLPGPRGDLQH; this is encoded by the coding sequence CTGACCCGCACCTTCCACTGGCTTACCGCTGCTCTGGTGATCTTCATGTTCGCCAGCGCCCACATCTGGGGAAACCTGGAAAAAGGCACGCCACTGCGCAAAGGCCTGCAATCCGTGCATATCTCACTGGGTATCGCGATGGCGGTGCTGATTGCTGCACGTATCCTCTGGCGCCTGTTCGGCGGCAATCATCCAAAGGCCGACACGCACCCGGCGCTGAACGTGGCCGCCAAAATCGCCCACGGCTGTCTATACCTGTTATTACTCACGCAGGTCATCCTCGGCTTCCTGTTCCGCTGGGCCCAGGGCGAGCCCTTCAACTTTTTTGGACTGTTCCCGGTGCCTGCGCCGTTTGTGATCGATCACGAATTGCGGGGCACCCTGGCTGGCCTGCACAACAACGTCGCCTGGGCGATCATCGTGCTCGCGGGGCTGCATGCCTGTGCCGCGCTGTGGCATCACTACATCCAGCGCGACAGCACGCTGCGCCGCATGCTGCCCGGCCCTCGGGGCGATCTTCAACACTGA
- a CDS encoding histone deacetylase family protein: protein MRTFFHPEQLLHHPRSYYSRGQMRTPQEVPERARNLLLAAQTLGFDIHQPHDHGLDPLLAVHGAAYLAFLQEAHQRWKEIPEDWGDEVMSNIFVREPNALRGILAQAARYLADGSCPIGELTWRSAYWSAQSAVAAAKDILDGAPAAYALCRPPGHHARFDAAGGFCYINNAAVAAQALRDGFERVAVLDTDMHHGQGIQEIFYDRDDVLYVSIHGDPTNFYPGVAGFAEERGTDAGEGFNLNLPMAHGASEAVFFDKLELALKAVKEFSADVLVLSLGFDIYELDPQSKVAVTREGFARLGECIRGLGLPCVIVQEGGYHLETLDSNAQAFFESARAWSK from the coding sequence ATGCGTACTTTTTTCCATCCCGAACAACTCCTGCACCATCCCCGCAGTTACTACTCCCGTGGCCAGATGCGCACCCCGCAGGAAGTCCCCGAGCGCGCCCGCAATCTGCTGCTGGCCGCACAAACCCTGGGCTTCGACATCCACCAACCGCACGACCACGGCCTCGATCCACTGCTGGCGGTGCACGGTGCCGCCTACCTGGCCTTCCTCCAGGAAGCCCACCAGCGCTGGAAGGAGATCCCCGAAGACTGGGGCGACGAAGTCATGTCCAACATCTTCGTGCGTGAACCCAACGCCCTGCGCGGCATTCTCGCCCAGGCGGCGCGCTACCTCGCCGACGGCAGTTGCCCGATTGGCGAACTCACCTGGCGTTCGGCCTACTGGTCGGCCCAAAGCGCAGTGGCTGCGGCTAAAGACATCCTCGACGGCGCGCCGGCAGCCTATGCGCTGTGCCGCCCGCCGGGTCATCACGCCCGCTTCGACGCGGCCGGTGGGTTCTGCTACATCAACAACGCGGCGGTTGCGGCGCAGGCGTTGCGCGATGGATTCGAGCGCGTCGCCGTGCTCGATACCGACATGCACCACGGGCAGGGCATCCAGGAGATTTTCTACGACCGTGATGACGTGCTGTACGTGTCAATTCACGGCGACCCGACCAATTTCTATCCCGGCGTCGCAGGCTTTGCCGAAGAACGCGGCACTGATGCGGGTGAAGGCTTCAACCTCAACCTGCCAATGGCGCATGGTGCCAGCGAGGCGGTCTTCTTTGACAAGCTGGAGCTGGCGTTGAAGGCGGTGAAGGAGTTCTCGGCGGACGTGCTGGTGTTGTCGCTGGGGTTCGATATCTACGAACTGGACCCGCAAAGCAAAGTGGCGGTGACGCGGGAAGGATTTGCGCGGCTGGGTGAGTGTATTCGTGGGTTGGGGCTGCCGTGTGTGATCGTGCAGGAGGGCGGGTATCACCTGGAGACACTGGACAGTAATGCGCAGGCGTTTTTTGAAAGTGCGCGGGCATGGTCGAAATAA